A window of the Streptomyces griseochromogenes genome harbors these coding sequences:
- a CDS encoding MFS transporter, whose product MPEDERESLPPQARETGSDPRRWWILASLVVSLVLVVLDTSIISVALRVLALPAPDGLGASPSSLQWAVDSYTLVFATMLITAGLVADRFGRKRTLLAGLFVFGLFSAASAYAHSTAELIAGRAGMGIGAALVVPATLAIITQVFRPEERPKAIGLWAASAGLAVAIGPVTGGLLLEHFWWGSIFLINLPIVLLGTVAIAGVVPESADPAPGRLDPLGVLLCVAGLGLLVFGIIKGGELARWSAAPVWGNVLAGLVLMAGFVRWERRTPHPAMDLGCFRDARFTGAVGAIAVIFFGLLGSSFYLVFYLQSVRGYSPLQAGCCLLPLAVAQLACSPHSTVLARRFGARAVCTAGLGLTAVTFLGVSVLDQRSPLWQIELLFFLMGSAMGYVMPAGTAVAMSAMPERTAGTGAALINALRQVGGALGVAVLGSVLSARYRDGVHPHLAALPPALRPAAEQSITGALTVAAGLGPRGLPLASHAIDAFVSAVRVTSLVAAGVTLLGAAAVGAFLPGGGTTKAPATAEETAPARPSLVEPDN is encoded by the coding sequence GTGCCGGAAGACGAGCGAGAATCCCTGCCGCCGCAAGCGCGCGAGACCGGCTCCGATCCGCGCCGCTGGTGGATCCTCGCCTCGCTGGTCGTCAGCCTGGTCCTGGTCGTCCTCGACACCTCCATCATCAGCGTGGCGCTGCGGGTGCTCGCTCTGCCGGCGCCCGACGGACTCGGTGCCTCACCCAGCTCTCTCCAATGGGCGGTCGACTCCTACACGCTGGTCTTCGCCACCATGTTGATCACGGCCGGTCTCGTCGCGGACAGGTTCGGCCGGAAGCGGACGCTGCTGGCCGGTCTGTTCGTCTTCGGCCTCTTCTCCGCGGCCTCCGCCTACGCGCACAGCACCGCCGAACTGATCGCCGGGCGCGCCGGCATGGGCATCGGGGCGGCGCTGGTGGTCCCGGCCACCCTGGCGATCATCACCCAGGTGTTCCGGCCCGAAGAACGCCCGAAGGCGATCGGCCTGTGGGCCGCCTCGGCGGGACTCGCGGTGGCGATCGGTCCGGTCACCGGCGGACTGCTGCTGGAGCACTTCTGGTGGGGCTCGATCTTCCTGATCAACCTCCCCATCGTGCTGCTCGGCACGGTGGCCATCGCCGGAGTCGTACCGGAGTCCGCCGACCCGGCGCCCGGCCGTCTCGACCCGCTCGGCGTGCTCCTCTGCGTCGCTGGCCTCGGCCTGCTCGTGTTCGGCATCATCAAGGGCGGCGAACTCGCCCGTTGGAGTGCCGCGCCGGTCTGGGGGAACGTCCTGGCCGGCCTGGTCCTGATGGCGGGCTTCGTCCGGTGGGAACGGCGCACCCCGCACCCCGCCATGGACCTGGGCTGCTTCCGCGACGCCCGGTTCACCGGGGCGGTCGGCGCGATCGCCGTGATCTTCTTCGGTCTGCTCGGCTCATCCTTCTACCTCGTCTTCTATCTGCAGAGCGTTCGCGGGTACTCGCCTCTCCAGGCCGGTTGCTGCCTGCTCCCGCTCGCCGTCGCCCAACTCGCCTGCTCACCGCACAGCACCGTGCTGGCCCGCCGCTTCGGTGCGCGGGCGGTGTGCACCGCCGGCCTTGGGCTCACCGCCGTCACCTTCCTCGGCGTCAGCGTGCTGGACCAGCGATCGCCGCTGTGGCAGATCGAACTCCTCTTCTTCCTCATGGGCAGCGCCATGGGCTATGTGATGCCCGCCGGGACCGCCGTCGCGATGTCCGCCATGCCCGAGCGGACCGCGGGCACCGGAGCAGCCTTGATCAACGCGTTGCGCCAGGTGGGAGGCGCCCTGGGCGTCGCGGTCCTCGGCTCGGTGCTGTCCGCCCGCTACCGCGACGGCGTCCACCCTCACCTGGCCGCGTTGCCCCCTGCCCTCCGCCCGGCCGCCGAGCAGTCCATCACCGGCGCCCTCACCGTCGCCGCGGGCCTCGGCCCCCGTGGTCTGCCCCTGGCCTCCCACGCGATCGACGCCTTCGTCTCCGCGGTACGCGTCACCTCGTTGGTGGCGGCCGGTGTGACGCTGCTGGGCGCCGCCGCGGTCGGCGCGTTCCTGCCCGGCGGCGGCACCACGAAGGCTCCGGCCACAGCCGAGGAGACGGCTCCCGCCCGCCCCTCCCTCGTCGAACCCGACAACTGA
- a CDS encoding DUF4442 domain-containing protein, with protein MEAFACRRHHTVAPGTRADRRPTLNHPPIAENSQAGPSLEDIRRAVDDMVPFQRLVGTELVELTAERAVARLPETPETLNHVGTQHAAALFLVAESAAGAALAGALRERVLETVFVLRDSRIEYHRKALGRIQAVAVIPDGEVPVGFAEFPNGERFEALVRSELYDGEGQRVAEAAFRYHCRIRATH; from the coding sequence TTGGAAGCATTCGCGTGCCGTCGCCACCACACCGTTGCGCCCGGCACCCGCGCCGATCGGAGGCCGACCCTGAATCACCCGCCCATTGCAGAGAATTCGCAGGCAGGGCCGTCACTGGAGGACATCCGCAGGGCCGTCGACGACATGGTGCCGTTCCAGAGACTCGTCGGCACCGAACTCGTGGAACTCACCGCCGAACGCGCCGTGGCCCGCCTGCCGGAAACACCCGAGACCCTCAACCATGTCGGAACTCAGCACGCTGCCGCGCTTTTCCTGGTCGCCGAGTCCGCTGCCGGAGCCGCTCTCGCCGGCGCTCTGCGCGAACGCGTGCTCGAAACGGTCTTCGTGCTCCGCGATTCCCGGATCGAATACCATCGCAAAGCCCTCGGCCGGATCCAGGCAGTGGCCGTGATCCCGGACGGCGAAGTGCCCGTCGGATTCGCCGAGTTTCCGAACGGCGAGCGATTCGAGGCGCTGGTGAGATCCGAGCTGTACGACGGCGAAGGGCAGCGCGTGGCCGAGGCCGCGTTCCGCTACCACTGCCGTATCCGCGCCACCCACTGA
- a CDS encoding TrpB-like pyridoxal phosphate-dependent enzyme gives MTALERYDLPVSAIPKRWYNVLPDLPRGLDDYLHPVTREPVGQEFMERLLPKALVAQETSTDRWIAIPEEVRAAYRLWRPTPLYRATALERHLDTPAEIYFKYEGSSPSGSHKLNSALAQAYYAGLEGVDRLVTDTGAGQWGSALSMACSLFGIKALVYMVRASFQSKPYRRHLMETFGQQVLPSPGPHTDFGRALLADTPDHPGSEATAVSEALETVRLNAGDRFSMGAFANHVLLHQTVIGLETREQLEEIGKQPDFLVASVGCGSNLGGFVFPFVGDKLAGAQIGILAAEPAACPTLTAGEYRYDFADAGGLGPMTRTYTLGHEFVPPPIHSGGLRYHGAAPLVGLARHEGLLDARAYAQKEVFEAGTLFARLHGLLPAPETAHTVRATIELAEECRRQRRRAVIVFCYSGHGLLDLGAYGSFNAGEMADTEPYECTLAAGDPALAGLTGR, from the coding sequence GTGACTGCCCTGGAGAGGTACGACCTCCCGGTCTCGGCGATCCCGAAGCGCTGGTACAACGTGCTCCCCGATCTGCCGCGCGGCCTCGACGACTACCTGCACCCGGTGACCCGGGAACCGGTCGGCCAGGAGTTCATGGAACGGCTGCTGCCCAAGGCACTGGTCGCTCAGGAGACCTCGACGGACCGGTGGATCGCCATCCCCGAGGAGGTCCGCGCCGCCTACCGGCTCTGGCGTCCGACGCCGTTGTACCGGGCCACCGCGCTGGAACGGCACCTGGACACCCCGGCGGAGATCTACTTCAAGTACGAGGGGTCGAGCCCCTCCGGCTCGCACAAGCTCAACTCCGCGCTGGCGCAGGCGTACTACGCCGGTCTGGAAGGCGTCGACCGGCTGGTCACGGACACCGGGGCCGGCCAATGGGGCAGCGCGCTCTCCATGGCCTGCAGCCTGTTCGGGATCAAGGCGCTGGTCTACATGGTCCGGGCGAGTTTCCAGAGCAAGCCCTACCGGCGGCATCTGATGGAGACCTTCGGCCAGCAGGTGCTGCCGAGTCCCGGGCCGCACACCGACTTCGGTCGCGCGCTGCTGGCCGACACGCCCGATCACCCCGGCTCCGAGGCCACCGCCGTGAGCGAGGCGCTGGAGACCGTGCGCCTCAACGCGGGCGACCGGTTCTCGATGGGCGCCTTCGCCAATCACGTGCTGCTGCATCAGACGGTGATCGGACTGGAGACCCGCGAGCAGCTTGAGGAGATCGGCAAGCAGCCCGACTTCCTGGTCGCGTCGGTGGGCTGCGGCAGCAACCTGGGCGGCTTCGTGTTCCCGTTCGTCGGCGACAAGCTCGCGGGGGCGCAGATCGGCATCCTGGCCGCCGAGCCGGCCGCCTGCCCGACGCTGACCGCGGGCGAGTACCGCTACGACTTCGCGGACGCCGGCGGCCTGGGCCCGATGACACGGACGTACACGCTGGGGCACGAGTTCGTGCCGCCGCCGATCCACTCAGGCGGCCTGCGCTACCACGGCGCCGCGCCGCTCGTCGGGCTCGCGCGCCACGAGGGTCTGCTGGATGCCCGCGCGTACGCCCAGAAGGAGGTCTTCGAGGCGGGCACGCTCTTCGCCCGGCTGCACGGGCTGCTGCCCGCCCCGGAGACCGCGCACACCGTCCGGGCCACGATCGAGCTGGCCGAGGAGTGCCGCCGGCAGCGGCGCCGGGCCGTGATCGTCTTCTGCTACAGCGGGCACGGGCTGCTCGATCTGGGCGCCTACGGCTCGTTCAACGCGGGCGAGATGGCGGACACGGAGCCGTACGAGTGCACGCTCGCGGCGGGCGATCCGGCGCTCGCAGGGCTGACCGGCCGGTGA
- a CDS encoding aldehyde dehydrogenase family protein — protein sequence MYSCRQYIGGQDRSGTGWTYCLDARAFLADPRASFTLKRRLELTGGDSPEGDTTGIVGRVALSSPQDVTDALQAARAARREWARTDLDTRMELGPRLHAALTARYDDLLGILISEGHPRRLAEWEIAGMLMGSSAETVAFYRSQLEQRFDGPGHSLALLRKPDGVVCLNPPQNAAAANSFLGTAALGAGNTLVVKAPRTAPLGVAFIYRELVAPVLDELGAPPGTVNLVSGATRPMLRQWLTSPYVDDIMFFGDSDVGLEFGEKCVAHGKKPVLELSGNDCLVVWNDADPDGAVEALLECFYGSGQICMVPKCAIVHPDIADRLLAGLTARCRALRPGYPDDPEVLLSPVLKIDRFHEVLADAERHGCQVLCGGERLDVDGRPSLTGTFLEPTVVRVDGLRDARRVRAVREETFFPLLAVVVPDERDEGELLDSVVEFVNENEYGLRNSLWSADDKVIDTFSREVVNAGLLKVNDSHIGFVPYLGTHGGTGRTGGPFGELNYPILRTSRLQGVAVAKRTPDTAQGAPCGG from the coding sequence ATGTACTCCTGCCGGCAGTACATCGGCGGCCAGGACCGCTCCGGCACAGGCTGGACCTACTGTCTGGACGCCCGCGCCTTCCTGGCCGACCCGCGCGCCTCGTTCACCCTCAAGCGCAGGCTGGAGCTGACGGGCGGTGACAGCCCCGAGGGCGACACCACCGGGATCGTCGGCCGGGTCGCGCTCAGCAGCCCGCAGGACGTGACCGACGCACTGCAGGCGGCACGCGCGGCCCGCCGCGAGTGGGCCCGCACCGACCTGGACACCCGGATGGAGCTCGGCCCGCGCCTGCACGCGGCCCTGACCGCCCGGTACGACGACCTGCTCGGCATCCTGATCTCCGAAGGCCACCCGCGCCGACTGGCCGAGTGGGAGATCGCCGGCATGCTGATGGGCAGCAGCGCCGAGACGGTGGCGTTCTACCGCAGCCAGCTGGAGCAGCGGTTCGACGGTCCCGGCCACTCCTTGGCGCTGCTGCGCAAGCCCGACGGGGTGGTCTGCCTCAACCCGCCGCAGAACGCGGCGGCCGCCAACTCCTTCCTGGGCACCGCCGCGCTCGGTGCCGGCAACACGCTGGTGGTCAAGGCACCGCGGACCGCACCGCTGGGCGTCGCCTTCATCTACCGGGAGCTGGTCGCACCGGTCCTGGACGAGCTGGGCGCACCGCCGGGAACCGTCAACCTGGTCTCCGGCGCGACCCGGCCGATGCTTCGCCAGTGGCTGACCAGCCCGTACGTCGACGACATCATGTTCTTCGGCGACAGCGACGTCGGCCTGGAGTTCGGCGAGAAGTGCGTCGCCCACGGCAAGAAGCCGGTGCTCGAACTGTCCGGCAACGACTGCCTGGTGGTGTGGAACGACGCCGATCCGGACGGCGCCGTGGAGGCCCTGCTGGAGTGCTTCTACGGCTCCGGGCAGATCTGCATGGTGCCCAAGTGCGCGATCGTCCACCCGGACATCGCCGATCGGCTGCTCGCCGGGCTGACCGCCCGGTGCCGCGCGCTGCGGCCCGGATACCCCGACGACCCGGAGGTGCTGCTGAGCCCGGTGCTGAAGATCGACCGGTTCCACGAGGTGCTGGCCGACGCGGAGCGGCACGGCTGCCAGGTCCTCTGCGGCGGCGAGCGACTGGACGTCGACGGACGCCCCTCCCTGACCGGGACGTTCCTCGAACCCACGGTGGTACGGGTGGACGGGCTGCGTGATGCGCGCCGGGTCCGGGCCGTGCGCGAGGAGACCTTCTTCCCGCTGCTCGCCGTGGTGGTCCCCGACGAGCGGGACGAGGGCGAACTGCTGGACTCTGTCGTCGAGTTTGTCAACGAGAACGAGTACGGGCTGCGCAATTCCCTCTGGTCCGCCGACGACAAGGTGATCGACACGTTCAGCCGCGAGGTCGTCAACGCCGGACTGCTGAAGGTCAACGACTCGCACATCGGGTTCGTCCCCTACCTCGGCACGCACGGCGGCACCGGCCGCACCGGCGGCCCGTTCGGGGAACTCAACTACCCGATCCTGCGCACCTCCCGTCTGCAGGGCGTGGCCGTGGCCAAGCGCACGCCGGACACGGCCCAGGGAGCGCCGTGCGGGGGCTGA
- a CDS encoding SDR family NAD(P)-dependent oxidoreductase has product MRGLSTRVRGRRVLVTGASGAIGRQVAILLGAAGAELSLLGRDRRALDETARLVPSGAPVRVFPVDLTAADELTFLTEELAKQGGVDILVNNAGRSIRRGAALAVDRPHDYRRTMAVNYFGAVDLTLRLLPGMRERGGGHIVNVATIGLQLGMARFTAYNPSKAAIEAFGQSLAPELRRERIAVSTVHLPLVRTRMSAPTTAFAKLPALTPEQAARMVCTALVTRRPRVSTPLGTLGELLGVAAPRLRLAFAALEYRCLPESPGALGADR; this is encoded by the coding sequence GTGCGGGGGCTGAGCACACGGGTCCGCGGCCGCCGGGTCCTGGTCACCGGCGCGTCCGGCGCGATCGGCCGCCAGGTGGCGATCCTGCTCGGCGCGGCCGGTGCCGAACTGTCCCTGCTCGGACGCGACCGCCGGGCGCTGGACGAGACCGCGCGGCTCGTACCGAGCGGCGCTCCGGTCCGCGTCTTCCCGGTGGACCTCACCGCGGCCGACGAACTCACCTTCCTCACCGAGGAGTTGGCCAAGCAGGGCGGAGTCGACATCCTGGTCAACAACGCGGGCCGGTCGATCCGGCGCGGCGCCGCCCTGGCGGTCGACCGGCCGCACGACTACCGCCGGACCATGGCCGTCAACTACTTCGGCGCGGTCGATCTGACGCTACGACTGCTCCCCGGGATGCGCGAGCGCGGGGGCGGCCACATCGTCAACGTCGCCACGATCGGGCTGCAGCTCGGCATGGCACGGTTCACCGCCTACAACCCGTCGAAGGCGGCGATCGAGGCGTTCGGGCAGTCGCTGGCTCCCGAACTCAGGCGCGAGAGGATCGCGGTGAGCACGGTCCACCTGCCGCTGGTCCGTACCCGGATGAGCGCCCCCACCACGGCGTTCGCCAAGCTGCCCGCGCTCACCCCGGAGCAGGCGGCCCGGATGGTCTGCACGGCTCTGGTGACCCGCAGGCCCCGCGTCTCCACACCGCTCGGCACGCTGGGCGAGCTGCTCGGTGTGGCGGCGCCCCGGCTGCGGCTGGCGTTCGCCGCCCTGGAGTACCGCTGTCTGCCCGAGTCCCCCGGCGCCCTGGGAGCGGACCGATGA
- a CDS encoding AMP-dependent synthetase/ligase has translation MTAPTAAGVPAGHLARALDAPTVVDAFELTADVCAELPALRTTGGEVHTWAQYRAAARGCAAGLARLGLRAGDTIGLLLGNRPEFHVLDAAAMTLGVTTCSFHLTSCDEELRRLVADSRAAVLVCAETERGRAERLLGECPGLRELVLVGETDGLAALLDPGAAMPRRHRPRPQDPLTVVYTSGTSGPPKGVELSHAAVRAAGHAFLARVPLPAGARLVSYLPMAHIAERCASHYLPMVLGADVTCCEAPDRLFEVMPRVRPHWLFSVPRIWEKLHVRLLTELDRAPAEFRYGALRALELGEALSAGKHGVTDEYRRLEQSHLAPVRALLGLDAARFVHVGAAPVREETMRFLCALGLPMGEIWGMTELCAAACVTVPGAHRPGWIGPPLPEVEVRTASDGEVLVRGRTVMAGYRGRPRETAAAFGPQGWLRTGDLGELDADGSLRITGRKKDLIVTGYGKNLAPARIEARVAAEEPLIDQICVIGDGRPYLVALVTLSTMGEGNAADRVERVRTGLARANRRLSRPERVLRFAVVDEDWTPPSGLVTPTLKPRRRQILARYRDLVDDLYAGGGLTPREDGDGGSDED, from the coding sequence ATGACGGCGCCCACGGCCGCCGGTGTCCCTGCCGGGCACCTCGCGCGGGCGCTGGACGCCCCGACCGTGGTCGACGCGTTCGAGCTGACGGCCGACGTCTGCGCCGAGCTGCCGGCCCTGCGCACGACGGGCGGCGAGGTCCACACCTGGGCGCAGTACCGGGCCGCCGCCCGCGGCTGCGCCGCCGGCCTTGCCCGCCTCGGTCTGCGGGCCGGCGACACGATCGGCCTGCTGCTCGGCAACCGGCCGGAGTTCCACGTCCTGGACGCGGCCGCCATGACCCTCGGGGTGACCACCTGCTCGTTCCACCTCACCTCCTGCGACGAGGAGTTGCGCCGTCTCGTGGCCGACTCCCGGGCCGCTGTACTGGTCTGCGCGGAGACCGAGCGCGGCCGCGCCGAACGGCTGCTCGGTGAGTGCCCGGGGCTGCGGGAGCTGGTCCTGGTGGGCGAGACCGACGGGCTCGCCGCGCTGCTCGACCCGGGAGCGGCGATGCCACGGCGGCACCGGCCACGTCCGCAGGATCCGCTGACCGTGGTCTACACCTCGGGAACCAGCGGTCCGCCCAAGGGAGTCGAGCTCAGCCACGCGGCGGTCCGGGCGGCCGGTCATGCCTTTCTGGCGCGGGTGCCCCTGCCGGCCGGCGCGCGGCTGGTCTCGTATCTGCCGATGGCGCACATCGCCGAGCGCTGCGCCTCGCACTACCTGCCGATGGTCCTGGGCGCCGACGTCACCTGCTGCGAGGCACCCGATCGGCTCTTCGAGGTGATGCCCCGGGTCCGGCCTCACTGGCTGTTCTCCGTACCCCGGATCTGGGAGAAGCTGCACGTCCGGCTGCTCACCGAACTCGACCGGGCACCGGCGGAGTTCCGGTACGGCGCGCTGCGGGCGCTGGAGCTCGGTGAGGCACTGAGCGCGGGCAAGCACGGTGTGACGGACGAGTACCGGCGCCTGGAGCAGTCCCATCTCGCGCCGGTGCGGGCACTGCTCGGGCTGGACGCGGCCCGCTTCGTCCACGTCGGCGCGGCCCCCGTGCGCGAGGAGACGATGCGCTTCCTGTGTGCGCTCGGCCTGCCGATGGGCGAGATCTGGGGCATGACCGAACTGTGCGCTGCGGCCTGCGTGACCGTACCGGGCGCGCACCGCCCCGGCTGGATCGGCCCGCCGCTGCCGGAGGTGGAGGTGCGCACCGCGTCCGACGGTGAGGTGCTGGTCCGCGGCCGTACCGTGATGGCCGGCTACCGGGGGCGACCGCGGGAGACCGCGGCCGCGTTCGGCCCGCAGGGCTGGCTGCGCACCGGTGACCTCGGCGAGCTGGACGCCGACGGATCACTGCGGATCACCGGCCGCAAGAAGGACCTGATCGTCACCGGCTACGGCAAGAATCTCGCACCGGCCCGGATCGAGGCACGGGTCGCGGCGGAGGAACCGCTGATCGACCAGATCTGCGTCATCGGCGACGGGCGCCCGTACCTCGTCGCACTGGTCACGCTGAGCACCATGGGCGAGGGGAATGCGGCAGACCGCGTCGAGCGGGTCCGCACGGGCCTGGCACGCGCGAACCGCCGACTGTCGCGGCCGGAACGGGTCCTGCGGTTCGCCGTGGTGGACGAGGACTGGACGCCGCCCTCCGGACTGGTGACCCCGACGCTGAAGCCACGGCGCCGGCAGATTCTGGCCCGGTACCGCGACCTGGTCGACGACCTGTACGCGGGCGGCGGCCTGACTCCGCGGGAGGACGGCGACGGGGGCTCCGATGAGGACTGA
- a CDS encoding succinic semialdehyde dehydrogenase: MTPSTSRAPLVRTTARLAAQLSGGGPELRPRAPFTLDVIARLPGATAEDVARAFERARAAQPDWAARPAPHRARIAGRLHGLLLGRRHEALDLLQWETGKARVHAFDEVIDAAGVCRYYARRAPGLLAPRRRAGVLPPLTSVRELRHPKGVVAVITPWNYPLSLTVTDVVPALLAGNAVVQKADTQTACTTLWAREQCVRAGLPAELWQIVVGEPAELGPALLAGADHLAFTGSTAAGRELGGLAGERLIGCMLELGGKNPLLVLADADLDRAAAGAVRACFSSAGQLCMSAERILVDQRVHDRFVARFLRRVAALRLSAGFDFGGDLGSLTSHRQLDRVRTHVTDALAKGARLLCGGRERPDIGPLFYAPTVLAGVTPEMTLYREETFGPVVRVGAFRDEEEAVALANDSPYGLNASVWSRSPARARALGTRLRVGAVNINEGFRAAYVSYDAPSGGRQESGIGHRHGATGLLQYTDCQVLARTRANFFDPRPGTGAERHTELLTTLARTMTRLGLG; this comes from the coding sequence ATGACACCGTCGACGAGCCGGGCGCCGCTGGTCCGGACAACCGCCCGTCTCGCCGCGCAGCTGTCCGGCGGCGGACCGGAACTCCGCCCGCGGGCGCCGTTCACACTGGACGTGATCGCCCGTCTGCCGGGCGCCACGGCCGAGGACGTGGCCCGCGCCTTCGAACGGGCCCGCGCGGCCCAGCCCGACTGGGCCGCCAGGCCGGCCCCCCACCGCGCCCGGATCGCCGGCCGGCTGCACGGACTGCTGCTCGGCCGGCGGCACGAGGCCCTCGACCTGCTCCAGTGGGAGACCGGCAAGGCGCGGGTGCACGCCTTCGACGAGGTGATCGACGCCGCCGGTGTGTGCCGCTACTACGCCCGCCGGGCCCCCGGGCTGCTGGCCCCGCGCCGCCGGGCCGGGGTGCTGCCACCGCTGACGTCGGTCCGCGAGCTGCGCCATCCCAAGGGCGTGGTCGCCGTGATCACTCCGTGGAACTACCCGCTCAGCCTGACCGTGACCGACGTCGTCCCGGCGCTGCTGGCGGGCAACGCCGTCGTCCAGAAGGCCGATACCCAGACCGCCTGCACCACGCTGTGGGCGCGCGAGCAGTGTGTGCGGGCGGGGCTGCCCGCCGAGCTGTGGCAGATCGTGGTCGGCGAACCCGCCGAACTGGGCCCCGCGCTGCTGGCCGGGGCCGACCATCTGGCCTTCACCGGTTCCACCGCGGCGGGCCGGGAGCTGGGCGGTCTGGCGGGCGAGCGGCTGATCGGCTGCATGCTGGAGCTGGGCGGCAAGAACCCGCTGCTGGTGCTGGCGGACGCCGACCTCGACCGGGCGGCGGCCGGTGCCGTGCGGGCGTGCTTCTCCAGTGCCGGGCAGCTGTGCATGTCGGCGGAGCGGATCCTGGTGGACCAGCGGGTGCACGACCGCTTCGTGGCACGCTTCCTCCGCCGGGTCGCCGCCCTGCGGCTGTCCGCCGGTTTCGACTTCGGTGGCGACCTCGGCTCGCTCACCTCGCACCGCCAGCTCGACCGGGTGCGCACTCATGTCACGGACGCGCTGGCCAAGGGTGCCCGGCTGCTGTGCGGCGGGCGCGAACGCCCGGACATCGGCCCGCTGTTCTACGCACCGACCGTGCTGGCCGGGGTGACCCCGGAGATGACCCTGTACCGGGAGGAGACCTTCGGCCCGGTGGTCCGCGTAGGCGCCTTCCGGGACGAGGAGGAAGCCGTGGCGCTCGCCAACGACAGCCCGTACGGCCTGAACGCCTCGGTGTGGAGCCGCAGCCCGGCCCGGGCGCGAGCACTCGGCACGCGACTGCGGGTCGGCGCCGTCAACATCAACGAGGGTTTCCGGGCGGCCTATGTCTCGTACGACGCGCCCAGCGGCGGCCGGCAGGAGTCCGGCATCGGTCATCGGCACGGGGCCACGGGCCTGCTGCAGTACACCGACTGTCAGGTGCTGGCCCGGACGCGGGCGAACTTCTTCGACCCGCGGCCGGGGACCGGCGCCGAGCGCCACACCGAACTGCTGACCACACTGGCCAGGACGATGACGAGGCTGGGCCTGGGATGA